The sequence GCCGGGACGACGTACTCGGTGGCGTTCAGCACGTCGAAGATCGTCGCGTTGGGGCCCTTGACGTCGCGGTTCAGCACGAAGGCCAGTTCCACTTCGATGCGCGGGTGCGTGTACTGGTCCCACTTCACCGTGCAGCCGTTTTCGAGGATCATGTCGTCGAAGATGATGCCGTAGTCCGGCTCGGAGATGCCGGTGGCGTACTGCATGGCCTTGGAGGTCAGGCCGATCTTGCGCCCGGCCAGCTTCCGGCCGTTGGCCTCGCTGCGCTCCCGCCAGAGGTTCTGCACCGCGTAGGAATCCTCCACGGTCATCTCCGGGTAGCGCGCGGTCAGCCGCGGCACCGGCTGGCGGTTCCGGCCGGCGTCCACCAGTTCATCGGCAATTTTTTCAATGGTCGTCTGATCAAGCACGCGACAGGCTCCAGTTCGAGAATCTTCGGCTGCGGGCAGCACCGGCGGCGGTCCTGCCCGTGCTGTTGGACCGGCACTGGCTGCTCCGCCGGCCGGTCCAGCACCATAGTACGGTTCCGCCGGGCCGAATGAGACTTCGGTTACAGCCGGCCGCGCTTGTGGTCCTCCACAGGCTGCAGAACCGCCGGATTCGCCCACATCACAGGCCCGCGGCATACACCCGGGGCATCCGCTGGCCTAGCATTGATGGGTGCAGGTCTTACCCAGCAGGGCCCTGCCGCGGGTGCGCAGCCGCCGCCCGCCGATAAGTTGAGGAAGTTGCCCAATGTCGTTTCCCTTCCGTACCCCCGTCCGGGGTGTGCCTGCCGCGGTAGGTGCCGTGGCCGCCGTCGTACTTCTGGCCGGATGCAGCGGGGGCGGCAGTTCCCCCGACGACGGCGGGGAGCCGGTCAGCGGGGGCAATCTGGTCTACGCGACGGGCGACGCAGAGCCCACCTGCCTGGACCCGCATGTCGGCGGCAACTACCCGCAGGCGCTGATCTCCAGCCAGTACCTTGAGCCGCTGGTGTCGAAGAATTCCGACGGCGCGATCATCCCGTGGCTGGCCAGTAGCTGGGAGCAGAGCGAGGACGGCCTGAGCTGGACCTTCACGCTCCGCGAGGGCGTGAAGTTCACGGACGGCACGCCGCTGGACGCCGAGGCCGTGAAGGCCAACATCGAACACGTGCAGGACCCCGCGACGGCATCCTCGACCGGCTACCTGGCGCTGGGCAAGATCAAGAGCGCCGAGGCGGTCGACGCGCAGACCCTGAAGCTGACGCTGAGCTCGCCGGACAGCGCGCTGCTCGAGTCCTTCACCATGCCGTGGGTGGCGATCCAGTCCCCGAAGGCCCTGGAGCGCAGCCAGGAGGAGAACTGCGCCGCCCCGGTGGGCACCGGGCCGTTCATCGTGGACAAGTGGGTCAAGCAGGAATCCGTCACGATGGTGCGCAACGAGGACTACTCGGCTCCGCCCGCGGAAGGCTGGCATGAGGGCCCGGCCTACCTGGACTCCATCACCTGGCGGTTCATTCCGGAATCCGCCACCCGGTACGCGGCGCTGCAGGCCGGCGAGGTACAGGTCATCGACAACGCGCAGCCGGACACCATCAAGGCGGCCGAGGGCAGCGACGTCATCAAGCACCTGGACGCCCCGCGGCCCGGCGCGTCCAACCGCCTGGAGCTGAACAGCAGCAAGGCGCCGTTCAATGACCCGAAGGTCCGGGAGGCGTTTGTCCGTTCCGTGAACGTGAACGACGGCGTGTCCACCCTCTTCTTCGACACCGCCGAGAGGTCCTACTCACCGCTGTCCAGCGTGGAACCGCTGGCCTATTCGGACCAGTCCCTGTTCGGGTACGACCCGGAGGAAGCCAACCGGCTCCTGGACGAGGCCGGCTGGACGGAGCGGGATTCGGACGGCTACCGGGTCAAGGACGGCAAGCGGCTGACGCTGCAGTTCCCGGTCAGCACCAACCAGTCGATTCCGGCGGAACAGTCGCTGTTCGAGCAGTTCCAGGCCACGGCGAAGGAGGCCGGGTTCGAGGTCAAGCTGAACCTGCTGGACCTCTCCAGCTGGTACGGCGCGCTGGCCGACAACAACTACAACCTGGTCAGCGCCCCCTATACCAAGGTCGGGCCGGATGTCCTGCGGATCCTGTACCACTCGGACAGCACCAAGCCCGCACCCAGCGGCTACTTCGCCAACCTGTCGCAGGTGAAGTCCGATGAGCTGGACGAGCTGCTGACGAAGGCCAGCGAAACTTCGGAGCCGACGGAGCGCGAGAAGCTCTACGATGAGGCGCAGAAGATCGTGCTCGAGGGCTATTACATCCTGCCGCTCTACGACCAGCAGAACCACTTCCTCAACCGCTCCGAGGTCTCCGGCGTGAAGGCGCTGCCCACCGTTTCCACGCCGACCTTCCACGATGCGTGGCTGACCAACTGAAGCCCGTCCGCTGGGTGCTGGCCAAGGTCCTGGGCGCGGTCTTCGTGCTCTGGGCCGTGGCCACGCTCATCTTCTTCGGCATCCGGCTGATTCCCGGGGACCCCGCCGAAGCGATCCTGGGCGGACCGGGTTCGCAGGCCTCGCCGGAGGCCCTCGAGCAGGTCCGCCGGGACTATGGCCTGGACCAGCCGCTCCTGGTGCAGTACGCGGCGCAGCTGGCTCGGCTCTTCCGGGGCGATTTGGGCGATTCCTACTCGCTGCGGATGCCGGTGGCGGACCTGATCGCCAACCAGCTGCCGGGCACGCTGCTGCTGGCGGCGCTGTCCCTGCTGGTGGCCTGGCTGCTGGCCCTCGGCCTCGCCGGCTGGTCCACGCTCAACGGCAGGGCCGCTGCCGTCGTCGCCTCCGGGCTTGAGATCGCCGCAGCAGCGGTGCCGCACTTCTGGCTGGCGAGCGTGCTGATCCTGCTGTTCAGCAACTCGCTCGGCTGGCTGCCTCCGGTGAACACCGGTTCCGCCGACGGGCTCATCTTGCCGGTCGTCACGCTGGCGCTGCCGCTGGCCGGCTTCCTCGGGCAGGTCATGCGCGAGTCGATGCTCGCCGCCATGTCCAGCCCGTTCGCGCTTTCGGCCCGGGCCCGCGGCGAGGGCGAGTCCGGGGTGCTCTTCCGCCATGCCCTGCGGCACGCAGCGCTGCCGGGCATCGCGCTTTCCGGCTGGGCCTTCGGGAATCTGCTCAGCGGCGCCGTCGTGGTGGAATCGATCTTCGCCCGGCCGGGGCTGGGCCGGACGCTGCTGAACGCCGTGACGCTGCGGGACATCCCTCTCGTGACCGGCGTCGCCCTGGTTTCCGCGCTGGCCTACGTGCTGGTCATGGCGGCCAGCGACGTCGCCGAACGGGCGGCGGATCCGAGGCTGCGGACGGCATGAGCATCTTCTCCAGCAGGCGCACCCACCGGGATCCGGCGCTGGCCGCGCATTTCCCGGGCCTGCGCGGCCTGGAAATCGCCGCGGCCGCCGTAGCGCTCTTCCTGGTCTTCGCCGCCTGCTTCCCGACCCTGCTGGCCCCGTTCGACCCGCTGGCCATCAACCCGAGCGACGCGTTCCAGGGCCCCTCCGCCGAGCACTGGTTCGGCACCGACGAATCGGGCCGGGACATCTTCTCCCGCGTGGTCCACGGAGCCCGGCCCTCGCTGCTGATCGGCGCCGCCGCCACAGCCATCGGCCTGGGGCTGGCGCTGCTGCTCGGCACCGCCGCCGGGCTGGGCGGCCGCTGGCTGGACTTCGGCATCGGCAGGATCCTAGAGGTTCTGTTCGCGCTGCCCGGGCTCCTGCTCGCGTTGGTCTTCATCGCGATCGCGGGTCCCGGCATCACCACATCGGTCGTCGCCGTCGGCCTGTCCACCGCACCGGGCTACGCCCGCATCATCCGCGGCCAGATCGTGCAGGTGCGTTCCTCGCCGATGGTGGAGGCCGCCGTCGTCCTGGGCCGCAGCCCGGCCCAGGTGCTGACGCGGCACATCCTGCCCAACGCCCTCTCCCCCGTGTTTGTGCTTGGCACCCTCGGCTTGGGCCAGGCGGTGGTATGGGCGTCGTCCCTGAGCTTCCTTGGCCTCGGGGCGCCGCCGCCGGCCGCCGAATGGGGCGCGATGCTCGCCGCCGGCCGGACCTATCTGGGCACGGCGTGGTGGATGACGCTCTTCCCCGGCCTGGCCATCGTGCTGGCGGCCGCGTCCTCGACGGTACTCGGGCGTGCCCTGCAGCGGCGGGCGGTGTCGCGGTGAATTCGAAGAACGACGCCGTGCTGCGGCTGGAGAACCTGAATGTCGCCTTCGGCGGCGAACCGGCCGTGCGCGGCGTCTCGCTGGAGATCCGGGCCGGTGAGTGCCTGGCGCTGGTGGGCGAATCCGGGTCCGGCAAGTCCGTCACCGCGCGGGCCCTCATCGGCCTGGCCGGGGCCGGCGCGAAGGTCAGCACGGACCGGCTTGAGCTGTCCGGCAGGAACCTGGCCGGACTCAGCCAGCGCGCCTGGCAGCAGGTGCGCGGCAGCCGGATCGGCTTCATCCTGCAGGACGCCCTGGTCTCGCTCGACCCGCTGCGCACCATCGGCCGGGAGATCGATGACGCGCTCCGGCTCGGCTCGAAAGACAGCCGGCGGGACCGGGCCCGCCGGATTCTGTCGCTGCTCGAAGACGTGGGCCTGGACAACCCGGCCCAGCGCGCCGGCCAGCGCTCCGGCGAGCTCTCCGGCGGCATGCGCCAGCGTGCCCTCATCGCCTCGGCCATCGCCCTGGATCCGGAGCTGATCATCGCCGACGAACCCACCACCGCGCTGGACGCGACGGTGCAAGCGCAGATCCTGGACCTCCTCGCCGCCCTGCGGGAGCGGGGCTCCGCGATGCTGCTGATCAGCCACGACCTGGCCGTCGTGGAGTCGGTCGCGGACCGGGTCGCCGTCATGACGGAGGGCCGGATCGTGGAGCTGGGGCCCGCCGCCCAGGTACTGGGCTCGCCGCGCCATGAATACACCCGGAAGCTGCTGCGTGCCGTGCCCGCCGACCACCCCCGAGGCACCCGGCTCTCCGCGTCCCCCGAGCCGGCTGACCAGACAGCTTCGCACGTTTCCGGGAGGGCGGCAGCCGGCGCCGCCGAAACACCTGGCGGATCCGGCGCATCCGCAGGACCGGCCGCGGCCGGCCAACTGACGGTTGCCGCTC is a genomic window of Arthrobacter sp. Marseille-P9274 containing:
- the hpaH gene encoding 2-oxo-hept-4-ene-1,7-dioate hydratase, with protein sequence MLDQTTIEKIADELVDAGRNRQPVPRLTARYPEMTVEDSYAVQNLWRERSEANGRKLAGRKIGLTSKAMQYATGISEPDYGIIFDDMILENGCTVKWDQYTHPRIEVELAFVLNRDVKGPNATIFDVLNATEYVVPALEILDSRIEMEGRTIVDTISDNAAMGAMVIGGNPVRPQDVDLRWISAILYKNQTVEETGVAAGVLNHPAAGVYWLANKIAPHGDHLKAGETILAGSFTRPMWVYEGDTVFADYGKLGTITCRFE
- a CDS encoding ABC transporter substrate-binding protein, encoding MSFPFRTPVRGVPAAVGAVAAVVLLAGCSGGGSSPDDGGEPVSGGNLVYATGDAEPTCLDPHVGGNYPQALISSQYLEPLVSKNSDGAIIPWLASSWEQSEDGLSWTFTLREGVKFTDGTPLDAEAVKANIEHVQDPATASSTGYLALGKIKSAEAVDAQTLKLTLSSPDSALLESFTMPWVAIQSPKALERSQEENCAAPVGTGPFIVDKWVKQESVTMVRNEDYSAPPAEGWHEGPAYLDSITWRFIPESATRYAALQAGEVQVIDNAQPDTIKAAEGSDVIKHLDAPRPGASNRLELNSSKAPFNDPKVREAFVRSVNVNDGVSTLFFDTAERSYSPLSSVEPLAYSDQSLFGYDPEEANRLLDEAGWTERDSDGYRVKDGKRLTLQFPVSTNQSIPAEQSLFEQFQATAKEAGFEVKLNLLDLSSWYGALADNNYNLVSAPYTKVGPDVLRILYHSDSTKPAPSGYFANLSQVKSDELDELLTKASETSEPTEREKLYDEAQKIVLEGYYILPLYDQQNHFLNRSEVSGVKALPTVSTPTFHDAWLTN
- a CDS encoding ABC transporter permease; translation: MADQLKPVRWVLAKVLGAVFVLWAVATLIFFGIRLIPGDPAEAILGGPGSQASPEALEQVRRDYGLDQPLLVQYAAQLARLFRGDLGDSYSLRMPVADLIANQLPGTLLLAALSLLVAWLLALGLAGWSTLNGRAAAVVASGLEIAAAAVPHFWLASVLILLFSNSLGWLPPVNTGSADGLILPVVTLALPLAGFLGQVMRESMLAAMSSPFALSARARGEGESGVLFRHALRHAALPGIALSGWAFGNLLSGAVVVESIFARPGLGRTLLNAVTLRDIPLVTGVALVSALAYVLVMAASDVAERAADPRLRTA
- a CDS encoding ABC transporter permease, which gives rise to MSIFSSRRTHRDPALAAHFPGLRGLEIAAAAVALFLVFAACFPTLLAPFDPLAINPSDAFQGPSAEHWFGTDESGRDIFSRVVHGARPSLLIGAAATAIGLGLALLLGTAAGLGGRWLDFGIGRILEVLFALPGLLLALVFIAIAGPGITTSVVAVGLSTAPGYARIIRGQIVQVRSSPMVEAAVVLGRSPAQVLTRHILPNALSPVFVLGTLGLGQAVVWASSLSFLGLGAPPPAAEWGAMLAAGRTYLGTAWWMTLFPGLAIVLAAASSTVLGRALQRRAVSR
- a CDS encoding ABC transporter ATP-binding protein, encoding MNSKNDAVLRLENLNVAFGGEPAVRGVSLEIRAGECLALVGESGSGKSVTARALIGLAGAGAKVSTDRLELSGRNLAGLSQRAWQQVRGSRIGFILQDALVSLDPLRTIGREIDDALRLGSKDSRRDRARRILSLLEDVGLDNPAQRAGQRSGELSGGMRQRALIASAIALDPELIIADEPTTALDATVQAQILDLLAALRERGSAMLLISHDLAVVESVADRVAVMTEGRIVELGPAAQVLGSPRHEYTRKLLRAVPADHPRGTRLSASPEPADQTASHVSGRAAAGAAETPGGSGASAGPAAAGQLTVAARMQADKAPAAAPVLQAAGLTKSFRTPDKKPFTAVDSVSFELAAGETLGLVGESGSGKTTAARLVLGLAEPDGGEVRLFGQPWSGLPERERRSRRALIGAVYQDPLSSFDPRLTVGQLLADALSGGRSLNPKAQAADTARLLDLVGLPARFAARGTRTLSGGQRQRVAIARALAPKPRIIICDEPASALDVSVQAQILDLLDDLQREFGLSYLFISHDLGVVRHMSDRVAVMQRGRIVEQGPAEHLFSSPQHAYTQRLLAATVHPPRTGS